TGAAGCTTCCTTAAACCCATACCCAGTAACGAAATTTCCCACATGGGTTCAAAATACAATACAGACGCTATTCAGGAGCACTTCACATCTCTTATTTAGTACTTATTATCAGTTTCCAAAGCATATTAGCATCTGCTCTCTTTCGCTCGGCATCTTCAGTTCTTCACTTCCCCAGTCTCCAGCAATGGGAGAAACCGGTAATTCCCTCTCTTTGTCTTTTCTTTATGACCAGATCTCAGCTTAATAGTCTAACtctgttttgttttgtttcttcttttccaCAGATTCTTTCTTCTCGAACAAATCAGCGAAGATCTTCGTAGCAGGCCATCGAGGCCTAGTTGGTTCTGCCATAGTTCGTAAACTTCAGTCCCTAGGCTTTACCAACCTCCTACTCCGCACCCATGCCGATCTGGACCTTACTCGCCAATCCGACGTCGAATCCTTCTTCGCCGATGAGAAACCTCACTATGTCGTACTAGCTGCCGCTAAAGTTGGTGGGATCCACGCCAACAACACTTACCCTGCCGATTTCATTGCCATCAACCTCCAAATCCAGACCAACGTCATCGATTCCTCTTACCGCCACGGCGTTAAGAAAATCCTCTTCCTCGGTTCCTCTTGTATTTATCCCAAATTTGCGCCGCAACCCATCCCTGAAAACGCGCTCTTATCCGGTCCCCTGGAACCCACCAACGAATGGTATGCCGTTGCCAAGATCGCGGGGATCAAAATGTGCCAAGCGTACAGAATTCAGCACGGCTTCGATGCTATTTCCGCTATGCCGACAAATTTGTACGGCCCCAACGATAATTTCCATCCGGAAAATTCCCACGTTTTGCCCGCTTTGATGCGGAGGTTCCATAAAGCCAAAGTGGAAGGAGCAAAAGAAGTAGTTATTTGGGGAACTGGTAGTCCATTAAGGGAATTTTTGCACGTCGACGATCTAGCTGATGCTGTGGTTTTCTTGCTGGGAAATTATAGTGGGTTGGAACATGTGAATGTAGGTAGCGGAAAAGAGGTTACTATTAAGGAATTAGCTGAATTGGTTAAGGAAGTTGTTGGGTTTGAAGGGGAACTTGTTTGGGATTCTTCGAAGCCTGATGGGACTCCTAGGAAACTCATGGACAGCTCGAAGCTTGCTTCATTGGGGTGGAATGCCAAGATTTCTTTGAAAGATGGGCTTATTGATACTTATAAATGGTACTTGGAGAAAGTCAAGCAATGATGGCAGAGCAGGTGATATTGTTGGTTTCTTCCCTGATGAATTTTTTGATCGGGGTATTTGTTGTTTTGTGATGTTGTCATTATTATCATCGCCTATTGTTTGTTTATTGTTATGTTTGGATACGCCGTGGAATAATTTGAGGTTAATTTTGTACCAATTATATGGCATCCAAGTTGAGCATGAGGAATTCCTTTGCTATATATTGGATCAAACTTTCTATTGAGGAACTGACtagatatttctttttatttaatttcgaaCTGGATTAAATTATGTTCAATTATGGTTGAGGTTTATTCCATCTTATAGTTATCTTTGTTTGAAGGATATAAATGAAACAGCTATGAACTAGGTTTCTGCTAAATTTTGGTACGGTCATCTAATTACTTGGTTTTGCTATTGTTAGCTGGAGACAACATCTTTTAGTTTTTGAAATGTGGGGATGGTATTATGTTATAGTTGTAAGCTGCCAGGGTGATTAAGAATTCGTATTAgtgttaaattcaagttaaacTATCTTATGTATGATAAATAATGCTTGATACTTTCTGTGATATATATtgacttgaatggtaattattAGGAGACTTGCCATTGCTTGTCTAATGTCAATTTTATGTCTTCAAAGTCCATGATTGGTTCATTATTACGGACTTTTATGTATGCATTATGTTAGTCCAGCTATGTTTAACCTTTAAGAGGAAGGTTATTCTGTTGTTGCACATAAAAGTATGTCTAGTAGCGAGGGACATGTATGAACTTGCTACTTTATTTCACCTATACATAACCATGTCTATGgttcttttttattatattgttctACCATTATACTTTTTGTACGTATCATCCCATCAATCTCACCCATTCtagaatttgaatttgaaacatCCAAAGATATAGTCTGAAGCTCTAACTGCAAGGGTGTTTCCCCACTCCCTTCTCCTCCCAAGGACATTGATGGCTGTGGTTTAGATTTTACCATTTTGGAATAGTGTCAAAACACTTATTGTTGCAGTgtaagtttcattttttttactgaAGCACTAGATGTTAAACATTTAGTTTATATCATCAAATAATCTTCTACTACTAGATTCAACCAAAGTGGATTTCATTCTTGCAATCTATGCATCCCACTCTTCCAGTTTACATCTTCAACATGTGCTAATTTTGTTTGATTTATGTCAATGAACATGAGGACTAAGTTTACCGCTCTTCCCCCTTGATATCGTAAATGGGTACTAGGAAATATGTCTTTGTAGTCTACACAGTTACCTTTGGTCATTGTTATGTGAATCTCTGTAGTGCAACAGTATACCTGATTTCAGCTAATGCAATTGCTGGTTGTGTAGCTCATACAGCTTGGTCATGTGTTATGCTTTTTCCATTTAGGCCTTATTTTGTTGGATTTCTTTGCTctcaatgaattaaaaaaattgttaagacTGCAATAAATTTGGCTTATATACTCTGTTTGAAATTTGTTTAGTTCATCGTCTGTTTGATCGAGATAGATGGTATTCATTCTTGATGGATGACTTCTTTCTGATGATGTTAATGGCAAAAGTTCTCTATATATGAACTTTGTGATTCAGTAAATTTCTGTCTTATGTTTTTATTCTTGTTAGTTGCATTATGTGCATGGTTGGCTGTATTATTAAGCTATTATGGACCAATTTGGCGCGTTAGAGTGGTGCCATTGTTTGATATGTGGAATAGCCACGAGAAACTATGGTGCTGAGAGACATCAATTGAGGGACGTGGGAGAAGAGACCAAATATTATAATACGCCAGAAAAGTACCAATTGAAGCATTAATTTTGTATGAGTAAGATGCAGATGCAgatgcaattaattaattaacagaGGGCAGGATCAGCTAGATTTTTAGGTCCCCAAAGTACCATACGTGACGACGCCAATTGAATGAAGGCTTGGATTGTGAGCAAGAAACGACAAGGATACCGAGATAGATTTTAACCAGTTAATAAAGGTACAAAAGTCATAAATACAAGGGGGTCCCTCTTCTTTAATTTCCACTCCCCTCTCTTGAATGCTGTAGCTTTAGGTTTCCAGAATTGGCCGAGTTTTGGTACAAAACTTGTAAACACAGTACTTGAGCTGTAATGGAAAATATGACCATATCAAGTGAAAAATGgtagaaaatagattagataaataaataaaagatggcaGAGCTGGTTTAGGCTAGCAAACAAAACAGAGGCATTAGGCTATATGGTTTGAGACAGACATTTTACCTACACTCTACAGCTAAGAGCTCAGCCCAGTACTGATTTTCGAAACTGGTCATTGCATGCACAAATTAGCAAAATTGGGTCATAAATAAAATCActgtttcaaattttaattattatttcattgCTAAAATCTGTCTTCTGCTACTCCCATAAGACAAGATCATAAATCTGCTGATATGTGCCACCCTCTCTGGCTCTTTGATTTGGACAGCCATCCCTGACTCAGAATGAGTCAAAAGGTCTTTCTACTTATCATTTTTGAATAGTGTTaaattctgttttgaaattttgatgtttaaatttatataccgtattcattataaatttaattaataaattaactattattatttataaatttttaaaaattataaaaatttaaaagatttcagttaaaaaatataaactaaatcgATTAAATTCACGAAAAGGAATATGATTTTAAGCTGCTGTTTTCCACAATACAAAATATGTCCAAGTAACTTATTTCCCAAGAAATGAAAGATACTATGATATCAAGCATTTCGTGTGAAATATTTGAAAAGGGAAACAATTAGTAACCAAAAGCAATACACATATGGCAAAAAACACTTTATTTAAagggaataaaaaaattaaataatagctTAGATGTAGAAATATTTCTGAAAGACACGAACCCATCTGACACAGACAAATTAGTAAACACACATTACTTTGATTCTAAATATAAATTAGGCGACAAAAATAGGAAATCTCTAAACAATTtgggttatttttatatatatttatcaatgaGAAATCACTTTCCAGGAAATTACCATAAATGAAAAAGGCCCCACCCACCAAAGACCATCAACCATCAAAccattcaaaacaaaaataatcacATCTCAACTTTTTTTTAGAGATAAACACACACACCTAACCTATTGTCTAAAACATAAACACCCCAAAACACAACCCAGTTTCACGTGCTGACCAAAAAccaaaaaaggaaacaaaaaaccCCCCAAAATATGCAGAGCAGTGCCAGCATGATAGGACACTTCCATGAATCCCCAAACCCCATCCTCCTCCTCCCCTCACTCATTAACCCTCATCTTTTCTTGTCTCTCCCTttgttttttcttgtttttctcaaaattatcaatgctctttttaaaataataaataaatatagccCCCAATTTAGACTCTATTTTCATGGTGCCCCTGCCCTGCACAACGGCCATTTCTAGGTGCTCTCTAGGTCAACAGAAACCCCATTAAAGTGAACAGAGATGCATGAGAGTAAATGCACGAGGAGATTGCAAATTTATTACACAAACATATTTCCCCAGAAAATACACAATAAATTACAACTACAAATTGAGCTTTGAATTGAAGTTTTCATTCTTAGAAGGAACcccaaaaatttacttatttactgCTCTTTTTTTGGTTCAATTTTTTAAAGCTTCATGAAGCAAGCAACAAGCACATAACTAAAGCTGAAAGAGGAAGTTAGTgttactaaaatttaaagaaaaagggCAAAAGATGAGCAAAGAGAGCAACATACCCATTGCTTTTAACCCAACATTATGGACCAACAATGTAGGCACTAAGCAGCAAAAAAGGCAACAAAAATTTTTTTAGTGTATCATAAATGAACAATATAAGAGATTGAGCCGATCCCGCCAATATCACCACCACCGCCGCCGCTTCCGCTGCCATCTCATCCACCATCTTCCATCACCAGAAgctgaagatgaagaagaagaagagagctTGCAAAGATTGGACTTTGAGGAAACTTATAATATCCCTTCTAATATTGCTCCATGCTTCTTCATATGAGCATCCAAAACCCATTTGCTTCACATAAACTGTCATGGGAAAGCTCAATCTTGCTTCAATTTTCACTGCAGTCACCATACTGAACCAATCTTGAAGAAGGCTTtcacaccaccaccaccacaagCCTATCATCATTATAACACAAAAGAATGAGCGGGATATTAAAAAAATGAGCTTTTCTATTTCAAACACTACTccccaaaaataaaaacatagtaCGTTTTGAttgttatttttctttccctttggCAAAGCTTTCCTTAGGATGGGGTTTTCTTGTCCTATCTTAACAAGAAAAAGTTGAGATATTCAAAGAGTGAATCAAAAGAAAGATAACATTttgaataaagaagaagaagaagaagaaggaaaagaagtTGAAACTGGGTTTGTTTGAGTTGCTTGTAAATGTATGTACACTCAAAAACATAATGAGACCAAGTGAAAATGTGGGCAATGAAAGGGGATGGATGGTGTTTATTAGTACGGTTTTAGAGTGGAAGTTGGAGGAGAGGGGAAGGGATGGGAGGGGGAGGGGATGGCTTTTGGCTTAACCACACAGCTCAGTTTACAGGTTCAAGTTCAGCGCCAAAGCTGTTCACTTTACTTGCCCCAGAAGCCCCCAGATTAGCTAGATTTGCGCAAGCAACCTTTGTCTTCTTCTTGTTTCCTTGCTTACCCTTCATCATTACCAAAAACCCCTTCTTTATCCCCCACTTTTCCCCATGTTTTGGATTCcacaatatataataaaaactgacttaacaatataaacatactTCTAAAAGAACCCAACACCATAAACAAATACCGTATCTCTCTTTCTTTTGCGCTTTTTTGTagttaggttaaattctactattggtactgtattttgtaaaaattatggattcagtttttatattttttgaatttaaaattttagtcatatTCCAAATAATAGTAGttaaatatgtttggttaaattcaattattagttgTGTACTATACATAAAGTTGTAGATATTCtccaatttgatcattataaattcttatattttttaaattttaaaatttcaattttgacgCAAATCCATTAACGAAATTTTTTGTAagtaatatatagaaataatgAATTGAAATGACACTGCATGTAAGATAGATGATAATATAATTGGcgcataaaatttttgaaaatagcagaatttaatgattattgtttaataaacactaaaattttaaattcaaaaagtataaagattaaatcatCAACTTTCACAAAATAGAGGGACTAATAACAGAATTAAACCTTTTTcctttaaattcaaaatcatgtgcaattgttttctttcttcaattctgACTGTACTGAACCAAAGCAGCAGCAAAGCCGAGGTGCGAGATTTATCGAGACGACCACCCCCACACCCTACGCCCCCACCACCCAACAGTGGATATCGGCCTCAACAATAACATTCGTCTTTATGGATTCTAGGGAGCCTAAGTGGCTAACCCCATATCAACCTACATCCACTCCAGTCTCTGTCTTTCTTCAATATGGATGGGTTTTTTAGGGTTCGTTTGGAAGTTGGGGTCCCCTCCGGTCAAACAATTCCTACTcccatacatacatatatttatctCTTTTTTGTGCCAGGGGACCCTCTTCTTTGAACCGTGGGACCGAATACCAAACAACAGGGTTGTTCGGTCATTCGGCTCTAGAGGCTACTgttaaaacaaattaaagaagaaccaaaaaaaaaaaaagtgtaccCCGGATTTCACGTATCCTTGTTTAACACTTGTTgaatttccttcttttcttttttttcctccttTATTGTCTGTGCTGTggctttttcattatttattattattatgtaaatgTAGATTCGGTTATTCTTGTTAATGTGGGGGGTAATGGGGTTATGAATGAAGATGAAGAGCAACGTGTAGGGTGATGCATTATTAGAAATTTATGTATTgggttttgtttgtttgtttataaaATATAGGATCCCAAGTGgcaaaaaacaaagcaaaaccGAGAAGTAGACCATCACAATAAAAGAACAGGGAAGAGTCAGAATGTCTGAGGGAAAGTCTGATTTTTGGTCTTTAGTTTTTTGGGTTTTGCTGCTCATTTACCatttactaataataataatactcttTTAATTCTAATATAACTTGTCTatttagttaaaatatttttttttttataaatcttgTTTTATGTTCTTAAACTTATTTTAAGTTCAAGTAGGCTTAATAGGTTGCAGCTTACTtcgtaaataatttatattaaatatttaaaagtatttaaattaaacatattataatatttataaacttgAAAAGcatttaagttaatttatttttatttcacaatattatatttaaaatagacactttaatttttaactataaacccctatttttttcatattttctaaaAGTAATCATTATTAAAAGTTCCACATTTTAGCTATTATAATCTAGCCAATAGTGGCATAATATTTCCATTTTATAAGTGattataaaatttagtttagaGTATATCTCACGAACAGtcatttgttattaattttttaaaagtatttgtgTTAGAAAAATTAATCAATGTTGTCAACAATAAATATCTATCCTaattacaataattttttattatattaaattcccAATTAATGGAAAATCCCTTTTATTTGTTAACAGAAGTACAAACCCATGCATCATTTTTCTTAGCTTAAAACTTGAAACAGTGTGAATTAAATTATTTGTCTAGCCTTACctctaataaaaaaaacttgaaactgCTAATTATCGAACCACCTTATGCTATTGTTAATTAAG
The sequence above is drawn from the Gossypium hirsutum isolate 1008001.06 chromosome A05, Gossypium_hirsutum_v2.1, whole genome shotgun sequence genome and encodes:
- the LOC107944887 gene encoding GDP-L-fucose synthase 1, which gives rise to MGETDSFFSNKSAKIFVAGHRGLVGSAIVRKLQSLGFTNLLLRTHADLDLTRQSDVESFFADEKPHYVVLAAAKVGGIHANNTYPADFIAINLQIQTNVIDSSYRHGVKKILFLGSSCIYPKFAPQPIPENALLSGPLEPTNEWYAVAKIAGIKMCQAYRIQHGFDAISAMPTNLYGPNDNFHPENSHVLPALMRRFHKAKVEGAKEVVIWGTGSPLREFLHVDDLADAVVFLLGNYSGLEHVNVGSGKEVTIKELAELVKEVVGFEGELVWDSSKPDGTPRKLMDSSKLASLGWNAKISLKDGLIDTYKWYLEKVKQ